The genomic segment tttttctaatgtagtttaaatatttgttgTGCTTTGgggaacaaatatttaaaagagCCTCACAAAGTttatcttattttgttttatggGGGATTTctccaaaataataataatcataataataatgataataatacattttatttacaggcGCCTTTAAAGACCCACAAGGTCACTTTGTGTTAAACACAACTATTGAAAACTGTTATGATATGCATCATTGTTTAGAACTATGCAATGTTGTTCTATGAAACAGCATTTCACAGAAAAGCATTATAAAGGTGTGACTATGGTGGAAGTTGCCAGTACTTGTCAGATTGGATGTCAGCTTGTTTCGAAACATCAACACAATTCCGGCACAACTGCTTCAGACTTTCCATTGTTTCAGAAAGCCCTAGTTTGCCCATCTCTATTCGCAGGTAACTCAAGTCCAGCCAAGGCACACACTGTAAATCAACTCGGAGCACAAACAAGAGAACAAGGTCAGGTAACAGAAGGCACTCATAAGTTGAGAACCTGATTACCACCACAAGGGTGAAGATGAGCTGGCAAGGAGTAAGGTTTCTGCTGACCCTTTTACTCCCATAAGTGATGCGATAATGGCAAGCAGGTGTGCTGGCTGAAAGTGGGTCAGAGCAATGCAGCGCCTGCCCAACTCCACCTGAGAAATGAACGAACGAGAAAGAGAGACAGTAGATGCAAAAGAGAGCAGTCCTGCGAGAACCATGACAGTCTGCTCTTCTCTTGTTTATGTTCTCAAAGATGTAATCTCTACGATAGGAGCCTCGTAGCTGTGTGCTAATTATAAACATAAATAGCATGGTTGATTTATgtaaaccacttttttttaattactgtttTGCTTAGAGTTGTGGTAGCTGCAATATGTTCCTATGTTTGTCCACTGCTGACATTTGTAAACATGTAAATAGAGCTCAGATAACAACAGAGATACTCTTGAGAtatcccccccttttttttaactttcttgtGGATTACATACACTGATGTGCAATGAGTGTATCTGATCACACCAAATGAGAGAAGACCAGCAGTGGCGATCAGCATATCGATTCATGTTGCTGTAATGCTTTTAAATGAATAACTGTGATGACATTCAGTACGCAATCCTAAATGTaacagaacttttttttttgcagtgttcATTTCCTGCCTCTGGTAAAACTCAAAACGTCTGTGCAAAAGCAgtaaagataaaagaaaagtaTAAACTGTAATGTAAAGAGGCTTCCCTTTATTTGGAGTCTTTTGCcctttgtggggtttttttttttttcctcaaccAGGCATAACTTTTGGGGATGGATTTGAATGAGAAAACAAGCAACAATCCATGCCTAGTAGTACTAGCTATACATAACAGAGTATGCCCATTCTGAAACATGTTGtcatttttcactttattaaaGACCATAATTTGTAAAATGAACACCTTGTtgtattcagttcagttcaagcAACAAAGACTAAAAAAATCACAAGGAAGTATTTCACACCATATGTAAAGCAGGTCACTTGATAAAGCCATATCAGATGAACAACAGGCTTATTTCGTCATCAAAAGGAACTTGCATTTGTTTTCTCCATGACCTTCACTTTTATAACCTAATAGAAGTTCTGttaatcttttatatacagtctaagACCAAGaggctgtttatttttattattctaaTTTGTGTTATAGTTTGATGCAAACCTGCATTACATACATAGTTGGTATCAACCCTTACTAAAGCAGCTTGTATCCATCCACCAATTAGATTGTTGCACAAATTAGCTCTCGATTTGTTTGTGAGGAATAGATCACATAGAATAGATGACCTCTCCTCTGTTTTACACAGTATCCTGTGTAAAACCAATCCAATGTGTTCCATTGCATTAATTAGAAAAAAGTGCTGTCCAGATAGCATGTTGTATGTTGAGGAAATAATATTTTGTTATTATAGTTTGCAATAGCACTATCAAAAAGATCCAAAAACTGAATCTGTAGTGAAACCTTAACTGTATCAGAGGAACTGGAATCGGTCAGAAACAGGTAGAGCATGTTAGCTTTTAAAATGTAACCATTCATTATGTCATAATTACCTCTCATTACAGTTTCATTCAGCCagtttagaaaaacaaatgttatcCCAGTTTTCCCCATTCACAACGAGAAGCAGATTACTGTTTCTGCTAAGACATGTTCTTGGTGGGTGTGTTTTTTGTAAACTGCACTTGGAAATCTAAAAACTGAATACATAAAACCAACATTGTCTCTGTAGATACAAAACTGACTCAAGTGAGACAGAACGCCCTGAGAAAAAAATGCAGCTCAGCCAGGCCTTTCCTTAAACAAACAGTGCCGATGTAATATATTAGAGCTGTAAACgctattttcattttgtcttttccACTTAAACTTTCGGTTTCTAAAAAACCAGAAAACAGTGATTAGTCCCCTTCGCTATTACTTATAGCTCATTATAATTAATCAGTTATGTTGATTTGTAACTTCAAAGATAATGACTTATAAGAAATGGCAGTCAAATTTGAAAAATTACTGAAAGAAGATAATATTTTTCCCGATCCATTTTAGCCATCATTTAACCTTTATGACAAGTCAGTGACACTGATTGAAATAACTTCTGCTTTTCCTTCAGCTTCTCCTCAAGGCACTGAATGAGTACAGGGTCCACTTTGGGGTCAAACTTATTGGCAAACCAGTGGCCATAGTTCAGCAACCAACGCATTTCCGCAGCACCATATATACAAACGCTGCGAACGTGTGTCCCTGTGCACGGTGGGTACAGCTGCTCCTCCAGGTACTGCCACTTCACCAGCCTGGTTTTGCTCATCAGGTCTGTGATATCAGGCTTGGATCTAGGCACCTCTCCAGGGACACCTGGCAGTCGCACAAGTGTTGCCCAAAAGTGTTCATCTGGGGAGTAGGTGTCCTCTGACCAGGACAAAAAATCTTTCACTACACCTGAGGCATTCATATGCTCAATGAACTTCCGGGAAAGTACAAAGTAGGCGTTTCCAGAGAACACCTCAATATTGTGTGGTGGTGGGTTCTTTACATACTCTGTTTTCACTGGCAGTTTTTGATATTCAAAGCTGGCATCTTTCAGCTCATGGTGAAAGGTGAACCGTTGTTTCTTAGCTGGCGTGGGTCGGCTCGTCTCTAACATGTTTCTGCCATTCAGTTTCTTTAGTTCTGACACTAGCTCCACGTTGGACTTGAGAGGGAAGTCTTGGCCACAGAGGTTGATGACATACTTCCACTTGACTTCTGAACCCAAAAGATCAGACAGACAGTTGAGATCAGCCTTTAATCGGCTAATGCTTGCGTAATATACTGATTCTTTCTTGCTGGTAATGAATACATTGGGCAGACACTGGGCCAAACCCTCCATGGCTGATATGAACTGAACAGA from the Oreochromis niloticus isolate F11D_XX linkage group LG7, O_niloticus_UMD_NMBU, whole genome shotgun sequence genome contains:
- the LOC100694182 gene encoding beta-1,3-galactosyl-O-glycosyl-glycoprotein beta-1,6-N-acetylglucosaminyltransferase 4 encodes the protein MTLRCLSLRLRRKQFLPSILSLLTICVLLLFCVKHSYITEPSHIAMDMQIIPKYNIDCSAIYDMDPVEVGKSLLIKKKDVVESKDESLAYLTSNCTLFRKYRGYDNVCVTEEEQDFPIAYSLVVHKSAWMVERLINALYSPSNIYCIHYDQKSSVQFISAMEGLAQCLPNVFITSKKESVYYASISRLKADLNCLSDLLGSEVKWKYVINLCGQDFPLKSNVELVSELKKLNGRNMLETSRPTPAKKQRFTFHHELKDASFEYQKLPVKTEYVKNPPPHNIEVFSGNAYFVLSRKFIEHMNASGVVKDFLSWSEDTYSPDEHFWATLVRLPGVPGEVPRSKPDITDLMSKTRLVKWQYLEEQLYPPCTGTHVRSVCIYGAAEMRWLLNYGHWFANKFDPKVDPVLIQCLEEKLKEKQKLFQSVSLTCHKG